TTGAAATAATTGGAAAAGTAGGATATCTGAAATACCGAACAGAATCCGAAAACGTTGTATCAAATCCATACGAACTGAGATATGTAGGATATCTGAAAATACACCTATcacaattaaaattttgaataaattatttattttaagatttaatatctaaaatattcaaaaatattcagaattatctaaaatacttgaaacaCATCCAAAATAGGGATAAGTAGATATTCAAAAGcactataaaaatattcaaaacattagaaattaccTGAATTCCGCATCTAAATATCCAAACTGaaccaaaattatattaatttgagGTATTGATCatgtattattataatttatatgttatatattatttttaattatggaTTTTGAGAGTTCTAAGAGCACCATCATTAATGTATCAAGTGGTCTTAAAGCCCCAAAAAACCATGtgagaaaaacaaaattcattttTCATATGAAAAATCGGCAACCGAAACTGAGATATCCATTCTCCCGCTGTCACACACTggcatttatttttaaatgttggAATTTAGTTACATAACTAAATTTTGttgagatattaatttatatttatgagaaATTTTTTATCAACGATGTTAATGCTTATCTTTAAATGTTGGAATTTAGTTACATAACTAAATTTTGttgagatattaatttatatttatgagaaATTTTCTATCAACGATGCTAATGCTCTAAGCTATATTaggatttttaaaacttttataatttaaatgggtaTCCAAACTTGGAACGAATCTGCGCACAAAAAATTGAATCAGACCCAAactgttatttataaattccaAATGGTATGAATAGACTCAAAACAAATCCGAATTGATACTCGAATGCCTACCCTaacttattttgtatttaaaccaaatcaaacGAGTTTGTGTTAGAGTCAAAATTTTATAAGCTTTTAGACTGAATAAAAtggttatttaatataaataaaaatgtggaaaaatattttttggtctctaaataaataatcttattaaatttaggcaaataaaaaaaaactctcacattagaaacaaaaagaatttttttatatacagaACAGATTTTGACCCACACATTTTAAATGCGAGATGATTTTTTGGTTAATACAAAGCTACTATGGATTTTTGgttagattttaatatttaagttttgatgTTTATAACAATTCTAATTTATTTGACGTCTCATATTATTTCTTTGTcccatattttatatgtactttCAAAgagtaaaattaattattagtgTTTTAAGtaatattgatttattatatcaATTGGTCTTTTTGTTTGTCTAAAGACATTATTGTTGATTCAGTTGATAATTATCCCATACACAATTCACAATATGAattattttgatgttttataggATCGTGCACTGATTTACATTCAAGAATGCTAGGGCGGTCGAGAACGACAGGGAGAGTGATGCAGAATGAACCCCTTTGTGGTAAAGGTTCGATTCCCCCTCCTctaacaaatttttaaataaaaaatgagttAACGGACGTTAATTAACATTTAAGGGAAATAACAGGTTTTTGCACAAAACGAATAGATTagatataaaaattgaaatttataaaagatgGGAGTATGTTTTGGCATTGTTCGGGTATGAATTGAACATATGGCCTTACTTTAGGTAGGAAGTGGCCGGAGACTTGTTTATTTATGATATATAAGGAGTCTTTATAAATGTGTTCTCTAAAGCTTTTTCAAGGGTTGATGGAATCAATGAAAGACTCGATGAGGCCAGGCCCAAAGCTCTTTTATCTAGGCttcgaaaattataaagagGCTTTGATTGACATGCTTGGTCTTAATACATCGGCCCATTAAAGTAGACGAATAGGCGGCTCTGTCCCCAATTTCtcaatcgaaaaaccctaagaAGATCGTCGTTGGATCCAATCTGATCTCTGGGAAAGGAAAAAAATGTCGGCAGTAGGAACATCGAAAGGGATCTTGGAGATAGCCAAGTTCGGTTTCTACGTCGCTGTACCTATCGGTCTTATGTATACATTCGCCAACAACAGCACCAATATCAAGAAATTCATGGGAAatgtaatctctctctctctctctcattgaATATCATCGTGTTCGATTAGAAAACATGTGTATATTATGATCTGACTTGTTTCCTTAAATGgattcaattatttatttttttggttttgcagCGATCATATGTTGTGTACCCTGAAGAGGCACCTCGACCTCCTTCACCCGAGGAGCTACGAGAGATGGCGCGAGAGCTTGTCCGTAAGAAGAACATCCACGGAGTTGATGACAAGTAAATAATCTCAGTATGATAAAGGTAATATGCAATGTTGTTGATTCCTTGTAAGATCATAAATGGGATGTGTAAACTCAATAATGAGGAAGAACATGCGTGTTTTGTTTGCTAAAAGAACCTTTTGTTACATATCTTGTGTTTACTTACACATCAATGATTTGAAAAACAACGGTAATAATAACAATGTTGGTTCTCAGTGATATTAATGCATCATATCTTGTGGTTCAACTATCTAGAGTGGGAAACCCTTTCATGAAGTCCATATTCAGATTGAATTCCATATTTCTCTATTCCCCTGCAACTTCTGATCAGTGATATTAATGCATCCATGAAAGACAAAGAAACCTCATTGTTTTCACTTTTTTGCCGTGTGTGAGGGAGATTATGGAGCCTCTTGCACTCTCTGACACTTGTTCGATCGCTCTTCCGTTTAAGACCAGTATTTTCTCTCCATTTCCACTTACTGTAATGTTTGGGCAGTAAGCAAGCGTGAGATATGTATAAGCTTCCACAGTAACAAAGACAAAAACACTCTCCTTGCCTTATAAAGAATGTCTGGACTTCAATTAGATTCCCTGCATCTGTTTAGTTTCATGTGTCTTAGACTTCCAAGTTCCTGACATACAAAAGATAGCTAGACATTTGTTTCGTGTAGAATACAGATAACAACACTAAATGAAAAACAACACATGGAAGGAAGTATAGTACCTGACATCTGGTCCATAGTGTTTCAAGTCTTAAGAGTTTGAAGACTGACTCTGGAGAGTAAGCCTCCCAAGTATTCGTGCAATTAGACGGCTCTGTTTCTTGTGTAATTTATGGTGCTATTCGCAAGGAGGATATCTATGGAACTATGCGGAGCTTCATGGCTTTTATGGATAGGGTATTGGCTTTGCAGGGTGATCTTTCCATTAAGAAAGTATCCCTAAAGTGTAAAAACTATGTTCATCCAGATTATCTGAATCGTTGGATACGCAACGTGCTACGTCGTGGTGTTTCAGACCTTGAACTTTTCatatttggtgaagatggttgTGATGATCTTGATTATCTTCTGCCTCAAGAGATGTTCGTCAGTAGGACACACTAGTCAAGCTGAAATTAAGCGTCGTTCAGTGGTGGCCTGGAGCTGAAGGCACTTTCTTACCAAAGCTTAAAACCCTAGTTATTAGCCGAGATTTGCGCTGTAAGGATAAGCTTGAGATGCTACTTCCCGCTTTCCCTGTGCTCGAAGAGTTATACAGTGTCAAATGCAAGCCTTAAGAAGCTAAGTCTCCATGCCGAGGGTTGTGAAAGCATGACAGTACATGTTCCAACGAGCATGAGCCTTTCTTTCTATACTCCAAGTCTGCTTTACCTTGAGTATTTTGATGAAGTTGCCAGGGACTATCCGAAAGTTAACTTGACAAATTTAGTTGAGGCTGTACTCGACCTTAAGATACGTCATTATATAATGCTAGAAAGAGAGCGAAATGATGATTGGTTAAGGAAATATATTGTTATGAGATGTGGAAATTTGTGGAAGCTCATGAGTGGCATAAGAAATGTGAAGACACTTACGTTTTCTTGTGTAACTCTCGaggtaattatgtttttattttgatctcTCTTGTAGCATGAGATCATCAAAGACAtgttagttattattaaaaaaaattattaatgtgGTGTTTTATCTTGTTTCAGTGTTTTTCTCTATGCTTTGAAACGATGCCGGTGTTCAACACCCTCAAAACGTTACGAATTAGAATTAGGTCCAGCAGCTCACGGGGATGGAAAGCACTGCCGGTTCTCCTAAACGACTGTTCCACATTTAGAAACTCTACACATAAAGGTACTAACCTGTCAAAAAAGCATTACCATATATAGAGATCATTCTTCAAATTAAGTCCCTTATTGTAGCTTTTGTGCTTTCAGCGTCTCTTTCTTTGGGACTCCATTTCACGAGAGGACAAAGATCTTTGGCTCACATCTTGTCCACTGAAAAAGATACAAATTGAAAGTTGTGGAGGGACAACGGGAGAGATGAAAATGGTGAAGCATTTGTTGGAGTCTTCCCCGTGTTTGAAGGAGATGAAGATATTTGCCTTCAAGGATTATCCTAAAGATATCTTTGATTTTGTTGTGAAGATGGTGAATCTCTGCAACGAGAGTTACCGAGTTGTGGTGTTCAACTTCTTGTGTGTGATTCATCGTATAAAATGAACCAGACTCGTAGTTTGAAATAATATTCTAGGAATAGTCTAAAGAGTCAACTGCTTGTTTTGGTATCTAAACCTGaaataatatttagtttaatCCTAGCTAATACGGACCAAAACAGGTTCCTTTACAATACATGTCAATTTTGAGAAGATTCATATATACAATAATGACTCAGATTTAGAGGTCCAGCGATCTTTTCTTTAAActgatacattattttttttatgtttcatgttAATAGAAGCGAGGTAATGTGGACTATTGGGAGATTAACTCCAGATATCTCTTTGTCTCACGAAAAACGCTCAAATCTCCcatcaataaaatataactttttatttatttattttaaaatacgaAAATAGCTTAGATATATCTATAATCCTAACAAAATCACATAATTACATGATCTGACCACAGAAACCCAGCCCACCCAAACATGAACCCAGCCCACCCAAACACATACGGGTATAACCCTTTTCCTAAACATAAACTCTGCGTTTAGACaaaaaagagacaaaaaaaaatgtcgtGTCTTtcccttctctcttctctttctcctcgTGTTCTTTCTGATTTCCAGAAACAGCTACAAAATCGACAAACTCatcgtttcttcttcttattcttcttcttcatctgttctaatcaagacttcatcttctGAATCGACATCCTTCATCCTAGTAAGTGATTTCTTGACCTTGATTTTcttgtattttgtattttggtcAGATAAAAATTGGGGAAAACTTGTAAATTATAGACGAAAAGTTTAGTAGGATCTTAGTAAACGAGATTGTAGTTTGAAATTGGGGAAAACATCTTGAAACTGTAGAATTAGTATAAATTGGAACAAAAACCAAGAGCTCACGATTTTTATGGGTTCTTTCTTACTGGATCCAATTGGTTTTCCTGGTTTATTGTTTGTGATATGAAACCAAAATCTCTTTGACTGTTAGGATAAATGTAAACTGAAATGGAGTAGGTGATTTATTGAGTGAATGAAAGGTTTGAGATAAGACAAAGTAATAATTCTAGATTATGCCTAAATGtgtgttgttgtgttgtttTTTGGATGTTCAGAGGAAGTAGATAATGGCAGGTAATTgtggaggaaaaaaaaagactacaCAGAAAAGTGGGAAATCCACAACAGCTCATGTTGCTGAAGAGCATGTGGAAGAATTATCAGACGGAAACAATAGTGATGATCTATGTGAACCCCCCTCTGAGGTATAATattcttttggttttagttGAATAAAATGTCATTGGTTGTGTGTGTATTGGTTATACTTTAATTAAGTGCTACTGTTGTGTATTAGTTTTGAATAGAAGCTTTATTGATGTTGGTAGGAGTAATTGAGTTGTTGTGATTAACATCTTGTACAGGGAATGAAAGGCCTAAAAAGAAAGCGTCCATCTACTGGAGCTGGAAAGGCGGTATCAAATGGGAATGAGCCGGTTAGAGAAGAGACTAATCCAGTGAGAGGAACGACTGTAGTTTCGCTCTCACTTGATACCAAAACTGAAGGAATGTCTGCTGCTTCCTCCAATGTAATTTTTGCATTCATTTTAATCATTCATTTGATTAGTCTTACTAGTAGAAAATGActgatacatatatattttgattgtaGGAAAGGCAACCACCACAGCCCCTTGAAATGTACTTCAAGAACACACAGTACCTGAAGACTTGCAAGATTCAGACCAAGTGCCGTGTGAAGAAGACGGTTGATGTGATTAAGGAACTTAAGGAGGAGGTCGGCTGGTTCACAAGCCATCCTCAGTTTTATCATTTCTTCCACATGCCTGATGAAGAATTCCTGAAGCTCCAAGGAATGTGGATGTTACTGCTGCGCACCATTCGTATTGAAGGAGAAGATGCTGCATGGTTTGCGGTGAATGGTGTGCCCATCCGCTACTCTATGAGGAGCATGCCCTCATCTCTGGCTTGGACTGCCATGAGTATCCGAGTGGACATTTGAAGCTTGAGGGTACTAAGTTTGTGGATTATAACTTCGGTAATAAGAAGAAGATCACCATAGAAGATGTGAAGCAGAAGCTGCAATCTATGGGGACGGCATGTAACGATAGATTGAAGATGGCTGTCCTGTTCTTCCTTGGTCGGATTATCAGAGGTAAGACGGAGGATTCTGCAGCATTAAACCAGTTCATCTTAAGGATAGGGGACGATTTGGATGTTTGCAGAAAATTTCCTTGGGGTCGTCTAACATTTGAGGATGCAATAACGGAGATTAAGCATGTAATGGAGCTTTTGAAGGGTGAAGTGCACTATGCAACCGACTTTAATGGATTCATAATTCCATTAGAGGTAAAGCATACAATTTAGCAAGaagtaaaatttttgttatttataaccGAAAATCTGACACTGTGACACTTCATTTGTGTAGGTTTTGGCTTTTGAGCGTATTCCTAAGCtggagaaatttttttgaatctcTTCAGACGGCGCCAGTGGAGATTGTCCTAGGATGTGCAAGAGTCAGTTTACAAAGAGTAGAATGAAGGGTTATCCTTTGGAAGATACATATGCTGCGGTTGGAAAGACAAAGgtatatctttattttattaagtaGAAAATAGCAGAATATTTAAACTGATATTTCTGAATGTTTATTTTCAGGTTATTAACAGTGTGTTGGTTTCAATGGTGGATGAGGAAACTTTTCTGGCTCGTATCATTGATCTGGAGCCAGAGTATCACCGTGAGGGTAGCACAAGTGATAGGTGGAACTACTCGCTAAATGTGAAGCAGAAGAAGATTTGGTAGAAAGAACTTTATGAGTCAGATGTTGCTGCACGAAAGTTTACAAAGAcggaagagaaagaaaaggtGAAGATTGTAGAAGGTTCATCCTTTAATTATGGTTTGGAGTCGATGTTGAAAGGTGTGGAAAAGAGGATTGTGAAGGCCATGGAAGAAGGATTTTCTGGAATTAATTTAACGGTAGAGACAAAGCTGGAGGCTATGAACTGGATTATGGGTAAACTTGAGAAGAACCAGCGAGTTTTGCAGAAAAATGCCAAGAAAATAGAAGACAGGTTGACTTCTATTGAAAACAAGAGAAATGAGGGTGAGAAATATATACAGTGGAATGATTTTGATTATGGTAGAGATCATGGGAAGTATAGAGACATGGCTGAGGCAGAGAAAGATAAAGAGCAGGCTGAGACAGGGAAGAAAAACAGTGAGAAGGGTGAGAAAGACGAGGAAAACAGTGGGAAAGATGAGAAAGACGAGGAAAACAGTAAAAATAGTGAGAAAGACGAGGAAAACAGTGAGAAgggtgaagaagaggaagagcaaGAACCTGAAGTTCTACACGCACCCACAGGTTCttgctcttcctcttcttcacccTTCTCACTGTTTTCCTCGTCTTTCTCACTCTTTTCACTGTTTTCCTCGTCTTCCTCATCATTCCCACTGTTTTTCTCGTCTTTCTCACCCTTCTCACTGTTTTTCTTCCCTGTCTCAGTCTTCTCTTTATCCTTCTCTGCCTCAGCCATCTCTCTATCCTTCCCATAATCTTTACCATAATCAAAATCATTCCACTGTCTATATTTCTCATCCTCATTTCCCTTGCTTTCAATAGAAGTCAACATGTCTTCCATTTTCTTGGcttttttcttcaaaactcGCTGGTTCTTCTCAAATTTACCCATAGTCTAGTTCATAGCCTCCAGCTTTGTCTCTACCGTTAAATTAATTCCAGAAAATCCTTCTTTCATGGCCTCCACAATCCTCTCTTCCACACCTTTCAACATTGACTCCAAACCAGAATTAGAAGATGAACCTTCTACAATCGTCACCTTTTCTTTGTCTTCCGTCTTTGTAAACTTTCGTGCAGCAACATTTGACTCATAAAGTTCTTTCCACCAAATATTCTTCTGCTTCACATTTAGCGAGTAGTTCCACCTATCACTTGTGCTACCCTCACGGTGATACTCTGGCTCCAGATCAATGATACGAGCTAGCAAAGTTTCCTCATCTACCGTTGGAACCAACACACTGTTAATAacctgaaaataaaacattcagaaatATCAGTTTAAATATTCTGCTATTTTCTACTAAATGAAATAAAGATATACCTTTGTCTTTCCAACCGCAACATATGCATCTTCCAAAGAATAACCCTTCATGCTACTCTTTGTAGACCGACTCTTGCACATCCTAGGATAATCTCCATAGGCGCCGTCTAAagatattcaaaaaaatttccccAACTTAGGAATACACTCAAAAGCCAAAACCTACACAAATGAAGTGTCACAGTGTCAGATTTTCggttataaataacaaaaatttcacTTCGTGCTAAATTGTATGCTTTACCTCTAATGGAATTATGAATCCATTAAAGTCGGTTGCATAGTGCACTTCACCCTTCAGAAGCTCCATTACATGCTTAATCTCCTTTATTGCATCCTCAAATGTTAGACGACCCCAAGGAAATTTTCTGCAAACATCCAAATCGTCCACTATCCTTAAGATGAACTGGTCTAATGCTGCAGAATCCTTCGTCTTTCCTCTGATAGCCCGACCAATGAAGAACAGGACAGCTATCTTCAATCTATCATTACATGCCGTCCCCATAGATTGGAGCTTCTGCTTCACATCTTCTATGGTGATCTTCTTCTTATTACCGAAGTAATAATCCACAAACTTAGTACCCCCGAGCTTCAAATGTCCACTCGGATACTCATGGCAGTCCAAGCCAAAGAGGAGGGCATGCTCCCTCATAGAGTAGCGGATGGGCACACCATTCACCGCAAACCATGCAGCATCTTCTCCTTCGATACGAATGGTGTGCAGCAGTAACATACACATTCCTTAGAGCTTCAGGAATACTTCATCAGGCATGTGGAAGAAATGACAAAACTGAAGATGACTTGTGAACCAGCTGACCTCCTCCTTAAGTTCCTTAATCACATCAACTGTCTTCTTCACACGGCACTTGGTCTGAATCTTTCAAGTCTTCAAGTATTGTGTGTTCTTAAAGTACATTTCAAGGGGCTGTGGTGGTTGCCTTTCCtgcaatcaaaatatatatgtatcagTCATTTTTACTagtaaaactaataaaatgaaTGATTAAAATGAATGCAAAAATCACCTTGGAGGAAACAGCAGACATGCCTTCAGTTTCGGTATCAAGTGAGAGCGAAACTACAGTCGTTCCTCTCACTGGATTACTCTCTTCTCTAACCGGCTCATTCCCATTTGATACCGCCTCTCTAACTCTAGTTCTACTGGAGACTCAACCTCCAGTAGATGGACGCTTTTTTTTAGGCCCTTCATTCCCTGTACAAGATGTTAATCACAACAACTCAATTACTCCTACCAACATCAATAAAGCTTCTATTCAAAACTAATACACAACAGTAGcacttaattaaaataaaaccaatACACACACAACCAGTGACACTTTATTCAAcgaaaaccaaaagaatattATACCTCAGAGGGGGTTCACATAGATCATCACTATTGTTTCCGTCCGATAGCTCTTCCACATGCTCTTCAGCAACAGGAGCTGTTGTGGATTTTCCACTTttctttatagttttttttttcctccacGGTTACCTGCCATTATGTACTTCCTCTGAACATCCAAaaacaacacaacaacacaCATTTAGGCATAATCTAGAATTATTACTTTGCCTTATCTCAAACCTTTCATTCACTCAATAAATCACCTACTCCATTTCAGTTTACATTTATCCTAACAGTCAAAGAGATTTCAGTTTCATATCACAACAATAAACCAGGAAAACCAATTGGATCCAGTAAGAAAGAACCTATAAAAATCGCGAGCTCTTGGTTTTTGTTCCAATTTATACCAATTCTACAGTTTCAAGATGTTTTCCCCAATTTCAAACCACAATCTCGCTTACTAAGATCTTACTACACTTTTCGTCTACAATTTACAAGTTTTCCCCAATTTTTATCTGACCTAAATACAAAACACAAGGAAATCAAGGTCAAGAAATCACTTACCAGGATGAAGGATGTCGATTCagaagatgaagtcttgattagaacagaagaagaagaagaataagaagaagaaacgatGAGTTTGTCGATTTTGTAGCCGTTTCTGGAAATCAGAAAGAACACGAggagaaagagaggagagatGGGAAAGACacggcaattttttttttctgtctccTTTCTGTCCAAACGCAGAGTTTAGGTTTAGGAAAAGGGTTATACCCGTATGTGTTTGGGTGGGCAGGGTTCATGTTTGGGTGGGTCGGGTTCGTGTGGTCGGGTCATGTAATTATGTGATTTTGTTAGGGCTATAGATGTATTTAGCCTATTTTcgtatttcaaaataaataaataaaaaactatattttattgatGGGAGATTTGAGCATTTTTCGTGAGTCAAAGGGGCATCTGGAGTTAATCTCCAAGTTATGCAGATTTTTTGATTAAGTACACATATGCACACAGAGGGAGGATTTCACTGTAAGCAAATTTCGGGATCAGTTATGAGTGACCAAGCACAAAATGAGCTGCACTATGCCATGCGTTAAGACATTATGTGATAGGATTCATCATCCTACCACACACTAAAATTCATAGATATGAAAAAGGATGAATTACTCaccaagaaaaaatataaactagatcttgatccgcgcAACTGCGTGGGTGtttgatttcatttttatatatgttaaagttttttttctacATCGATAATGGTAAATATTCTAAACATCAACCATATTTTTAAACGTTTATAGTTTTTGGACAGAATAATGTCAACATGTatggtcttcttcttcttttacttcttcTACCATTTTTACAgataaattcataatttttaaagtcatatatttatttgtacGTACTCCATAAagctttataatatatatttaaaattatttttcacaaaaaaatgtatatcagaaaataaagtTGCACATTCTATTCATAAATTTAGATTGAAAAGTAAACTATGcagttataacaaaaaagtaaaattataatttttataaaatattatgatataaatttcAACTATTCATACTAAAACAGTATAGGGTTGGATCATAAATCTTTTTAATTCCAAAATTTTAGAAcctcttaaaataaatttaaaactttgtaattataatttcttttaaaaatattttgttaaaaaagttTATCCAATGTTATTGTTTATTCCTAGAGTTTGACCTGTAACCGTCTGAAGAGCTTGGGAGGAAAGCTTGAGATTTTGAAGCTGCGAACTATGAACTCAAATTGAATAACTAGGCAAAACTTTGAAAAAATTAGGAAAACTTCAACTGATTTGGTTATTATAACTGTTTAGGACTTAGTAAACTTTGACTGTTTGATTGTATAACTATGAACAGTCCAGTAAAAACTTCGAATGTTTGATTGTTCGGTTTTTCTATGGAGTGCATGTTCCAGAGGAGGAAACTGAAGCCATGCAATCGATGAAGATGCACTTTCTTCCAACTGAGTATGTGAAAGTAATTAAGATTTCATCAAAGTGTATATTAGTAAGGCGATAAGTCTTCTAACGAAAGAGCTGAATCGGACAGATCAGTGGACTAGTTCTACACGCACCCAcagtttatagattttttttcatttgaaaaaCACACAATACAAGTGGATAGGAATGTGGACGTTTGTTCTTCTGAAATATGAAGTTCAGAAAGAAATGGAGTTATGGTTCGTTGTCAATGGCGTTCCAATCTAATGCTCACTCAGAGAAATGGGTCCCATTTTTCTACTTTATAATTGTATTTAATACTACtagaaatatattatctatatatatcctagtttttattttttgataaatatatatatattctattttagtattatataatacgtaactctataatattattgttcATATTTCTTATTCggtattaataatatatagtgatttgtttaacacattttactttgttattcatttatattatgtactaatatattttcgagttaggtagagtaaaataacaatatgaaataatcaaatagataacCTTCTGCAAAATacgttttttctttaatttatatagtttgctataataaatttttaaattttatttatatatataatagagaaTATATATGCTTAAGATAGTTTATATTACgtactaatatattttcgagttagGTAGAGTAAAATAACAAGTAAAAACactgttttgtttaaataatatatccttattattctattaaattttatacataatatcatcaattatattattttag
The sequence above is drawn from the Brassica napus cultivar Da-Ae chromosome A8, Da-Ae, whole genome shotgun sequence genome and encodes:
- the LOC125577296 gene encoding uncharacterized protein LOC125577296, coding for MSAVGTSKGILEIAKFGFYVAVPIGLMYTFANNSTNIKKFMGNRSYVVYPEEAPRPPSPEELREMARELVRKKNIHGVDDK
- the LOC106358769 gene encoding uncharacterized protein At3g43530-like; the encoded protein is MAGNCGGKKKTTQKSGKSTTAHVAEEHVEELSDGNNSDDLCEPPSEGMKGLKRKRPSTGAGKAVSNGNEPVREETNPVRGTTVVSLSLDTKTEGMSAASSNERQPPQPLEMYFKNTQYLKTCKIQTKCRVKKTVDVIKELKEEVGWRRCCMVCGEWCAHPLLYEEHALISGLDCHEYPSGHLKLEGTKFVDYNFGNKKKITIEDVKQKLQSMGTACNDRLKMAVLFFLGRIIRGKTEDSAALNQFILRIGDDLDVCRKFPWGRLTFEDAITEIKHVMELLKDGASGDCPRMCKSQFTKSRMKGYPLEDTYAAVGKTKVINSVLVSMVDEETFLARIIDLEPEYHREGSTSDRWNYSLNFTKTEEKEKVKIVEGSSFNYGLESMLKGVEKRIVKAMEEGFSGINLTVETKLEAMNWIMGKLEKNQRVLQKNAKKIEDRLTSIENKRNEGEKYIQWNDFDYGRDHGKYRDMAEAEKDKEQAETGKKNSEKGEKDEENSGKDEKDEENSKNSEKDEENSEKGEEEEEQEPEVLHAPTGSCSSSSSPFSLFSSSFSLFSLFSSSSSSFPLFFSSFSPFSLFFFPVSVFSLSFSASAISLSFP